A DNA window from Acropora palmata chromosome 12, jaAcrPala1.3, whole genome shotgun sequence contains the following coding sequences:
- the LOC141861077 gene encoding uncharacterized protein LOC141861077 isoform X1, with translation MVATRHCCWGKCNNDSRYPERLPDSLKEMLKNGQKAFIPFPKPRHDLKLCQRWVNACSRQNFSVKNVNYNTYICAVHWPGGKGPTKEFPDPFKANLSEKEVRNKTQVKRKAPKQRHEAVVKKARKQLKADSEVESPDVLSEKDSSLYDFKDEEPPTRDQSTQTLSNAELKSKIETLITSNDLKTITPNGGSCFVSDLYEGDISDVQIFEQSGILKHIEPQDVILVDRGFTVQDLVNPLQAYIQIPAFLKGRGNLSAAEELSTRKIAKARVHVERFNQRLKQFKLVGRTIPLSLAPLATQMVVVACGLVNFQEVLCK, from the exons ATGGTTGCAACTAGGCATTGCTGCTGGGGCAAGTGTAATAACGACTCAAGATACCCAGAAAGATTGCCAGATTCACTTAAAGAAATGCTAAAAAATGGTCAGAAAGCTTTCATACCGTTCCCTAAACCGAGGCATGACTTAAAGCTTTGTCAACGCTGGGTAAATGCGTGTTCTAGACAGAATTTCTCCGTGAAAAATGTCAACTACAATACCTACATTTGTGCTGTACACTGGCCAGGTGGAAAAGGACCGACGAAGGAGTTTCCTGACCCGTTTAAAGCGAATTTATCGGAGAAGGAAGTACGTAATAAAACACAAGTAAAACGAAAGGCCCCAAAACAAAGACACGAAGCCGTTGTCAAGAAGGCACGAAAACAGCTCAAAGCCGACTCAGAAGTAGAATCACCCGATGTTTTATCAGAAAAGGACTCATCTTTGTATGATTTTAAGGACGAGGAACCACCAACGAGGGATCAAAGTACCCAAACATTGTCGAATGCAGAGCTGAAGTCGAAGATCGAAACACTCATAACAAGCAATGACTtgaagacaa TAACTCCTAATGGAGGATCCTGCTTTGTATCAGATCTCTATGAAGGGGACATTTCTGATGTACAAATTTTTGAACAAAGTGGCATTTTAAAGCACATTGAACCACAAGATGTTATTCTAGTGGACAGGGGATTTACTGTCCAAGATCTGGTTAACCCTCTACAAGCATATATCCAAATTCCTGCTTTTTTGAAAGGAAGAGGCAACCTAAGTGCAGCTGAGGAACTTTCCACTAGAAAGATCGCCAAAGCACGAGTTCATGTGGAGCGGTTCAATCAGCGTCTCAAGCAGTTTAAGCTGGTAGGAAGAACCATACCTCTTTCACTTGCTCCATTAGCAACTCAAATGGTAGTAGTTGCATGTGGGTTAGTCAATTTTCAGGAAGTCCTTTGTAAATAG
- the LOC141861077 gene encoding uncharacterized protein LOC141861077 isoform X2, giving the protein MVATRHCCWGKCNNDSRYPERLPDSLKEMLKNGQKAFIPFPKPRHDLKLCQRWVNACSRQNFSVKNVNYNTYICAVHWPGGKGPTKEFPDPFKANLSEKEVRNKTQVKRKAPKQRHEAVVKKARKQLKADSEVESPDVLSEKDSSLYDFKDEEPPTRDQSTQTLSNAELKSKIETLITSNDLKTITPNGGSCFVSDLYEGDISDVQIFEQSGILKHIEPQDVILVDRGFTVQDLVNPLQAYIQIPAFLKGRGNLSAAEELSTRKIAKARVHVERFNQRLKQFKLCHETDVVPSQFCV; this is encoded by the exons ATGGTTGCAACTAGGCATTGCTGCTGGGGCAAGTGTAATAACGACTCAAGATACCCAGAAAGATTGCCAGATTCACTTAAAGAAATGCTAAAAAATGGTCAGAAAGCTTTCATACCGTTCCCTAAACCGAGGCATGACTTAAAGCTTTGTCAACGCTGGGTAAATGCGTGTTCTAGACAGAATTTCTCCGTGAAAAATGTCAACTACAATACCTACATTTGTGCTGTACACTGGCCAGGTGGAAAAGGACCGACGAAGGAGTTTCCTGACCCGTTTAAAGCGAATTTATCGGAGAAGGAAGTACGTAATAAAACACAAGTAAAACGAAAGGCCCCAAAACAAAGACACGAAGCCGTTGTCAAGAAGGCACGAAAACAGCTCAAAGCCGACTCAGAAGTAGAATCACCCGATGTTTTATCAGAAAAGGACTCATCTTTGTATGATTTTAAGGACGAGGAACCACCAACGAGGGATCAAAGTACCCAAACATTGTCGAATGCAGAGCTGAAGTCGAAGATCGAAACACTCATAACAAGCAATGACTtgaagacaa TAACTCCTAATGGAGGATCCTGCTTTGTATCAGATCTCTATGAAGGGGACATTTCTGATGTACAAATTTTTGAACAAAGTGGCATTTTAAAGCACATTGAACCACAAGATGTTATTCTAGTGGACAGGGGATTTACTGTCCAAGATCTGGTTAACCCTCTACAAGCATATATCCAAATTCCTGCTTTTTTGAAAGGAAGAGGCAACCTAAGTGCAGCTGAGGAACTTTCCACTAGAAAGATCGCCAAAGCACGAGTTCATGTGGAGCGGTTCAATCAGCGTCTCAAGCAGTTTAAGCTG TGCCATGAAACTGATGTGGTGCCATCACAGTTTTGTGTCTGA
- the LOC141861072 gene encoding uncharacterized protein LOC141861072, with translation MSDDTPISSSNVSKARILTQNDGVPGSKYEQDPENYTNTQLKRWLKCRGLKLSGKRADLISRVRDCLKSGNHYVLDSSIDEGKWLQAKILKENNINRIHLKDLTVPQTPKSGWRVFPSQDIPSLFNYGHVYHYTLESLPVVEENIGSTEDEENQQDTGLGHMTDKPFTVGRKYTDSGFVHDLSDNKTHEHYFERAHVWPSMQSDFPHNVNIILSRKSGAVIHTSCSPCKTSELGRCSHVVAVLLTLVDHVNNHGAKTTTPCTSKECTWNKGQKRKKNPQKLSDATYPSKKRKNNIQVIDFDPRPKEFRRVTSKNINKFVVDLQALSSDQKDVSMWETQLLITYEDYAIEASSVPLLEEKGKLLLTNITSKDLWEIEGTVQQSQSDKWRSERSLRITASTCLDAYKVGKSVLTNSSNAASSCKKFIKKHIWKLDGDTPQTSWMKYGLESESAAVKQYEIQTSLSVSPTGLWVNPQFSYIACSPDGLVGDHGLLEIKSLKIFHDNTIDQVVNDTDRVLVSKDTLNRQCFVKTDNKCILKKSHDYYYQIQCQLLVTEREFCDFVLYAKDGPISVQRIYRDQQLICDILRRLSALWKRVIAPEIIEMRVPRDLKPFVMSSSFLTVAPHNANVSHGNSDEFDLSNDDIAGVSHGNSNEFDLSNDDIANVSHGNGNEFDISNGDSDYVSPDNGDHCSGVSNLSGYTTDEINKAVLLTTCASSYHSTENNLLSDCNFIVIPWSGITSDGIKLVNTCPIDNWLMIFQSLAKSGRLNLHNLNQAGELINVALQLIDLNKFADAKILFVQNPDVVNGVIDCYGNEADYCIRVLLPFLATSLMSSCDQVACPSKTEMYKSHSISLGCDNNKASFHSSLSEWLHSQTTTCQRKFSSKPSSDTPCQSDQTQNCDGTTSVSWHCAGIRTTYQRTFHCFKNFAIFSVDLLSRRCKLQISDLPASIILNGQQLTLHSGTLWNGHHYICFFRHNNTWFVYDGLKEYNQKNSGLSVFSVLPKGYYLSHVLFIV, from the coding sequence ATGAGTGATGATACGCCCATATCGAGTTCAAACGTCTCTAAAGCTCGAATTTTAACTCAAAACGACGGTGTTCCAGGCTCAAAGTATGAGCAAGACCCAGAGAACTATACTAATACACAGTTGAAGCGTTGGTTGAAGTGCAGAGGGTTAAAATTAAGCGGAAAACGAGCAGACCTTATCTCACGTGTTCGCGACTGTCTCAAGTCGGGCAATCACTATGTACTTGATTCGAGTATAGATGAGGGAAAATGGCTTCAAGCTAAAAtactaaaggaaaataatatcaaCAGAATACACCTAAAGGATCTAACAGTGCCACAAACGCCTAAATCTGGCTGGAGAGTCTTTCCCTCGCAAGACATCCCATCGCTATTCAACTACGGCCACGTATATCACTATACCTTAGAATCCCTTCCAGTCGTAGAGGAAAATATTGGCAGTACTGAGGATGAAGAAAACCAGCAAGATACAGGACTGGGACACATGACTGATAAACCATTTACTGTTGGTAGAAAGTATACTGATTCCGGATTTGTGCACGATTTATCTGACAACAAGACCCACGAGCACTACTTCGAGCGAGCACACGTCTGGCCGTCCATGCAATCGGACTTTCCACACAATGTGAACATAATATTATCCCGAAAAAGTGGAGCTGTTATCCATACTTCTTGCTCTCCGTGCAAAACGTCGGAACTTGGTCGATGTAGCCATGTTGTAGCAGTATTGCTCACATTGGTCGATCACGTAAACAACCACGGTGCGAAAACGACAACACCATGCACAAGCAAAGAATGCACGTGGAATAAAGGacaaaaacgcaaaaaaaatccacaaaaacTGTCTGATGCGACATACCCatcaaaaaaaaggaaaaataatattcaggTTATAGACTTTGATCCAAGGCCGAAGGAGTTCCGAAGAGTTACGTCCAAGAACATCAACAAGTTTGTGGTTGATTTGCAGGCCTTGTCGTCTGACCAAAAAGATGTCTCAATGTGGGAAACACAGTTGCTTATTACCTATGAGGACTACGCTATCGAAGCCTCTAGTGTACCTTTATTGGAAGAAAAAGGTaaactgctcttaaccaatatTACATCAAAGGATCTGTGGGAAATCGAAGGAACTGTTCAACAAAGCCAATCAGATAAATGGAGGTCAGAACGGTCGTTACGAATCACAGCATCAACATGCTTGGACGCCTACAAAGTTGGGAAAAGTGTTCTGACAAATTCTAGCAATGCTGCCTCTTCCTGTaagaaattcattaaaaaacacATTTGGAAGCTGGATGGTGATACCCCTCAAACCTCATGGATGAAGTATGGTTTAGAAAGTGAATCAGCAGCTGTCAAGCAATATGAAATACAAACAAGCCTTTCTGTTTCACCAACTGGGTTATGGGTCAATCCACAGTTTTCATACATTGCCTGCAGTCCTGATGGGCTAGTGGGAGATCATGGTCTTTTGGAAATCAAGTCCCTGAAGATTTTCCATGACAACACCATTGACCAAGTTGTCAATGACACAGATAGAGTATTGGTCTCTAAAGATACTCTGAACAGACagtgttttgttaaaacagataacaaatgcattttaaagaaatctcATGACTACTATTACCAAATCCAGTGCCAATTGCTGGTTACAGAAAGAGAGTTTTGTGACTTTGTATTGTATGCCAAAGATGGCCCAATATCAGTGCAAAGAATATATCGAGATCAACAATTAATCTGTGATATATTGCGGAGGCTCTCCGCACTGTGGAAAAGAGTTATTGCACCAGAAATCATAGAAATGCGTGTTCCAAGAGATCTAAAACCGTTTGTCATGTCAAGCTCTTTTCTCACAGTTGCACCTCACAATGCTAATGTATCCCATGGCAACAGTGATGAGTTTGATTTATCTAATGATGACATTGCTGGTGTatcccatggcaacagcaaTGAGTTTGATCTCTCTAATGATGACATTGCTAATGTATCCCATGGCAACGGTAACGAGTTTGATATATCCAATGGCGACAGTGATTATGTATCCCCTGACAATGGTGATCATTGCAGTGGTGTGTCTAATCTAAGTGGTTACACTACAGATGAAATCAACAAAGCTGTCTTACTTACCACTTGTGCTTCTTCATATcattcaactgaaaataacTTATTGTCAGATTGTAATTTTATAGTTATTCCTTGGAGTGGAATAACAAGTGATGGCATAAAGTTGGTTAACACTTGTCCTATTGACAACTGGCTTATGATATTCCAATCATTAGCAAAGTCTGGTAGATTGAATTTGCACAATTTGAATCAAGCTGGAGAATTAATTAATGTTGctttgcaattaattgatCTCAACAAGTTTGCAGATGCaaagattttgtttgttcaaaATCCAGATGTGGTGAATGGTGTCATTGACTGTTACGGCAATGAAGCGGATTACTGCATTAGAGTATTACTGCCATTTCTTGCAACATCACTTATGTCATCATGTGACCAAGTAGCCTGTCCCTCGAAGACAGAGATGTATAAGTCACATAGTATTTCACTTGGTTGTGATAACAACAAGGCATCATTTCATAGCAGTCTCAGTGAATGGCTTCATTCCCAGACCACTACATGTCAGAGAAAGTTTTCTAGCAAACCTTCTTCAGATACTCCATGTCAATCTGATCAGACACAAAACTGTGATGGCACCACATCAGTTTCATGGCACTGTGCAGGAATAAGAACAACATATCAACGCACATTTCACTGTTTTAAGAACTTTGCTatattttcagttgatttaCTTAGCAGGAGATGCAAATTGCAAATCAGTGATTTACCAGCAAGCATCATCTTGAATGGCCAGCAACTTACTCTTCACAGTGGTACACTTTGGAATGGCCATCATTACATATGCTTCTTTAGACACAACAATACATGGTTTGTCTATGATGGGTTAAAGGAGTACAATCAAAAGAATTCTGGACTATCTGTATTCTCAGTTTTACCAAAAGGCTACTATCTCAGCCATGTATTGTTCATTGTGTAA